The DNA segment TTCCTGGGCTTCTCTGAAGACTCAGTTCAACACTGCAAAACATTCTCAAACACGTTCACCTGACTGGAAGTACCCATCCACATCACCTTCCTGCCAGAGTATATCCAGTGAGTCCTAGGATTCAAGCATTCTACACAGTTGGTTAGATACTGTGGCCAGTCAGCAGCATAAGGTAGCTGGGGCAGTATTTGTGTTAGTACAATCCCAGTACCAGACAACATTTAATGCAGATGAATTTTATACGTCAAAACTAAAGGTTTGACATTCAAACATAATTAGATTAACATGGAAAAATACTTGATTCTTATATTAATACATTAcattgtgtaatttatttttattttttttgagagagcaagcatacaCCCAagagagctagggaggggcagagaaagagggaaagaatcccaagcaggttccacgcttaggatggagccccatgcagggctcaatatcaccaccctgagatcacgacctgagctgaaatcaagagtcagatgcttaactgactgagccacacagcacccctatttttattttttaacacagaGGCTAGAGTAAATTAGTCATAGCTGAATATCAAAACGAATGTTTCTCACATTAAATGCTATTAACAGGAGGCTACAAAGAAGAGATAaaccacacattaaaaaagagaaacttggggcacccgggtggctcagttaaacatgcgattgatttcggcccaggtcataatctcacagtttgtgaattcgagccccacattgtgctccatgctgacagtgcagagcctgcttgggattctcttactccctttctctctgccccacccctgttcacatgcacgctctctctctctttcactctctcaaaaataaataattaaacttaaaaaagagagagagaaaacttagTTTGCAAAAGACACGGTTCAAAGCAGAGATATCAGAGGACATAAAAGTAAGATGGCCAAGGGTTAGCCAGATTTgagaaaatgaacagataaagCTATCATTATGTGGTCAGGTAGGTGGGCATCAAATTCAAGTGAGGAAACAGATCAAGAAGCTTGAAAAAATGTGGCAAGTCCGGAGCTAAGACCAAGTGCCAGATTCAAGCAAAAATTGACAGTTGCTTTTACCTTCTTTCTAAGGTAATGGGAAcccatctttgttttattttgttttgtttttgtaaagacAGGCAGAAAACATGGAggtaaaaacaaccaaaaagatcTGGTATAGGTGGAGACAGAAGCAGtgttctttctaattttaaaggCAGCTCCTAAAACCAACCTTTTTCCTTGAAAAGGAGTGTTTGAATTTCACAGAGTGATATGGTCAGTTTGGGGGAATTATCAAATCTTTTATCTTCCAACCAAAAGAGATACCTTGGTGAGGTTCTACTTCCTTCCATGGCACATAAATAGGGCAAGCATATATTATGATGACATCCCGTGTCAATCATGGCGACGACAATGACCTCATTTTCCCTCAGGAACTAGTAGATAAGATGGGAACTCCTCCCACTGGCCTGGAAGAAGTTCTGCCTAATGCAGATACTGGAAGATTAGCATCATCATATTAGTGGAAGGTTTTGCTAGAATTTGATTAGGCACTGGGCCTAACTAATGGATATACCTATACCAAGAACCTAACATGGCACTGTCTAAATCctaaaagttggggcgcctgggtggctcagtcggttaagcggccgacttcggctcaggtcatgatctcgcggttcgtgagttcgagccccacgtcgggctctgtgttgacagctcagagcgtggagcctgtttcagattctgtgtctccctctctctgacccgcccccattcgtgctctgtctctctctgtctcaaaaataaataaacgttaaaaaaaaaattaaatcctaaaaGTTGGCTAAAGGGCTCTTTTGTATGTGTGAGTACAGATGTCTAAGACAGAGGTGATCTAACTCTAATAAAGGTCTAGGGTAATGAGTAGAAAACAGGGCccctaccttaaaaaaatcattctgtctGCAAAGGAGATGAAATCCTCAAATCTAGTGATCAAGTGGATCTAAGTAAGCTAATCTTTGACATGTGGGTTAAGCTTTTTGCTGAAACTGTTGAACTGCAGTTTATATCTGCAGTGAGGTGGAGAAACAGAATCACACCATATTTTTCTTGGCATACGAAGCAccacttttatagttttagggtTGTGTGGACCTGACTGACACTATCCAGGACAAGctttccccaccctccatccACCCAAGCAGGCAAATACAAACttagaatagaacagaaagaagaaaacaacctgGCTGTCTCGTAAGGGGCAGGTGTGCCACAACAGGCAGCAATGATCTACAACCCCCTGCAACATCTATAAAACGCAATCATGTTACTTTAAAGGGGATAATGTGGTGTAATGGGGATAAAGTGAGGCCTACCGggagctatttttctttttcaagactgcaaGTTGGGGGCAGCAGGACACAAAAGAAAAGTGCTATGGATTCATATCAACTTCCAGTCAGGCACTAAGACAAAGCTTCCGTCACACTATTGTTGCCAGGCCACGGGTGGCAAGCAAATCATGCATGGCAGGTGTGCAGAAGCCAAGAACGCCGGTGTGAAGTCAAGAGTGAAAAAAAAGCGACCGACGGTCAGAGGCACATATTGGGGTGGGTTCAGAGTCTGTCAAGGCAAGCCAGCAGAAACAAAGAACACAAATAGTCTTAAAACCCAGGCAGCAGAAACAGAAGTGAGTTGGCAAGTGTAACAGGGCCCCAGTGCGCTGGCTGAAGAGGCAGCCCCGCCTCACCTTCCCATCCTGAGGAAGCCCACCTTCTAGCAGCACGAGCTTCATTTCCCCATGAAGGCATCTACAAATGGGCCAAACAGGCTGTAGGGAAGAAGGCCTAGGATTACGTGATCATCTCCTACGTCACTCCATTTAATCATACAAAACCCAGGTTCCATCACTACACTACAGTTCTGTTCTGCTGCTTCTGATGTCCCATAAAGTTCATTTAAAGAGGACCAGACCCAGCAACGAAATTATCACGTCTTTGCGGATTCTGCTTATTACATGGTGCTACTAGCATACAGTGACTACAAACATATGAATCCCATGAATACATTTCCAAAGTTGTgctaaaaaaatctattaaatatattttttaaatttttttaatgtttatttgagagagagcgagcgagcgagagccagcgagcaagcacaagtgggggagggaaagacagaaagggagacacagaaggtgaagcaggctctgggttctaagctctcagcacagagcccaatgaggggctcaagcccatggaccgaaagatcatgaccagatgcttaactgactcagccatccaggcacctctatatttcttaaaaagtcaGATCTATAGACAAGACTTGAttctaaaacaacaaaatcaacacaGACATGAAATTGTTAGTTATAAGAGTAAACTCTTCTTAAATGATACAGGACTAAGAGGAAGCTTTAGTTCAAGTGTTGGCTTATTAACAAGCTGTAAAGTTCTAGGTAAAACACTGTTAAAAGCTCcctaggggcgcgtgggtggctcagtcggttaagcgtctaactttggctcaggtcatgatctcgtggttcgtgggttcgagccctgcgtcgggcactgtgctgacagctcacagcctacaGCCTCTTTaaagtgtctccctctctatctgcccctcccccactcgttctcactttctctctcaaaaataaacaaacatttaaaaaaattccccagaatgtaattttatttttggtaaaatgaGGAGGTTGAATTTTATGGTCTCTAAGCAAAAACTCAGCTCTAAAAATGTTATGCATtagatttctagtttaatttcaaTGGACTTTTGATAATCTAAGTATTAATACATGTTATCTGCTATaattaaagatataattttttatatctgAAGAAAATCTAACATTGcttagagaaaatacaaaatgcttttttgtagagaaaatacaaaaagatataattttttatatctgAAGAAAATCTAACATTGcttagagaaaatacaaaaagcattttttagaAGACTCTGCTCCAATGTTTCCGCCAACATACagttgaataatttaaaaatgcctttaatgtaatagaaatataaatcaattcaATATTAAATCTAAATCTAATTTAACTCTGAGAATAATGTGCTCCTCAGAATAATTTAGCAGATAGACCAGTCAAGTAATAGTGTACTGGGGACAATGTTCACATTTCTTACCCCTGGGCCTTTAAACTCTAGAAATGAAAGCTCAGATCTCTAAAATGCCTTGGAAGGCAAGttagaggggaagaagaaaaaaggggcaggggtggaggggacacCAGACTCAACACTGTTCCAGTTCCCAagttaccaaaaaataaaataaaaagttgtctTTGGCCCTTTTGCCTTTTgtgtacgggggggggggggggaggaccataaaaaaaaaacaccatgaaaTTTACCATGGCACTATTTTATAGCACGTATTCTGAATCTTTTATCTTCCGAAACACGTGCACGTGGGTATGTGAACATGCGCACACAGTTATAGTATTTTCTACAGCAGCCCAAGTCTTTGTTCCACATGGAGCGGGTTTGGGATAGAACAAGCTTATGAATTTTTCATAGGATATCTTAACCAAAAAGACATGTAAACGACTACTGAAAGCCTGTACGTTTGACGCTTTACCTTagggtaaaacaaacaaataaacccaaataaaataaaataatagaacctTTCGTTAAGCATTAAGAGCATTAAGAAAATTTCTTCTCTTGTGCTAAAGATCTCTAAATCACAATCACGTGCAAATCAAACTAAATTCAAGTGCCACATCATAAACAACAGGTTTAAATGTTCTCATTTGGgtctttaaaaatgacttcaCCACTGTGAAACGTGTGTTTTACAGGAGAAAAGATTCTATacacctccttcccttctcttttggtttcctgtttatgatttactttaaaaaatgacacagattcaatatgcattatttttcaaaaactaaaaatattattcaatattaAGCTTGCCTGTGTGAACAATAACTTAAAACACATTTAGAAACAGAAACATACTCAACTTAGCTGGAGAATTAAATATTTGTAACTGCTTAACTGCTAAGAGGAAATTCAATTTACTGAGTAACTTGAGGAACTTTTATTACTTCAAAGAACACACATGAAAATCTTAAACAACAAATTCCTTCCCTGATACAGTTAAAtgcaaattatcttttttttccctgtcttcttACTCCAGAAATCTCCCGCACGCATAGCTGATGCGCCACCTACTGCAAAACCGAGCTGACAGAGCAGGCGGCGCTGCCAGCATTTCCATTCCATCACCAGGCTGGGGCTGAATAAAGGCGTGCTTGTGTggtagtgtttcttttttaaaaatctcagagcCAAGAAGAACAGGCTGAAATAGCATTTTCAAAAATGGAGCgtaaaataaacagaagagaaaaagaaaaggagtatgAAGGGAAACACAACAGCTTGGAAGACGCTGACCAAGGAAAGAACTGCAAATCCACACTGATGACCCTCAACGTTGGTGGATATTTATACattactcaaaaacaaacactgacCAAGTACCCAGACACTTTCCTTGAAGGTATAGTAAATGGAAAAATCCTCTGCCCGTTTGATGCTGATGGGCATTATTTCATAGACAGGGATGGACTCCTCTTCAGGCATGTCCTGAACTTCCTACGAAATGGAGAACTTCTACTGCCTGAAGGCTTTCGAGAAAATCAACTTCTTGCACAAGAAGCAGAATTCTTTCAGCTCAAGGGACTGGCGGAGGAAGTGAAAGCCAGGTGGGAAAAAGAACAGCTAACACCCAGAGAGACTACTTTCTTGGAAATAACAGATAACCATGATCGCTCCCAAGGACTGAGAATTTTCTGTAATGCTCCTGATttcatatcaaaaataaaatctcgCATTGTTCTGGTGTCCAAAAGCAGGCTGGATGGATTTCCAGAGGAGTTTTCAATATCATCAAACATCATTCAATTTAAATACTtcataaaatctgaaaatggcACTCGACTTGTACTAAAGGAAGACAACACCTTTGTCTGTACCCTGGAAACTCTTAAGTTTGAAGCTATAATGATGGCTTTAAAGTGTGGCTTTAGACTGCTGACCAGCCTGGATTGTTCCAAAGGGTCAATTGTTCACAGCGATGCACTTCATTTTATCAAGTAATTACCTGTGTCACGAACAAAGGCAACAAGCATGCAGCCAGCAAGCTTCGGAAAACCACGGCATCAAAGGCATCCCAAATAACGTGTGCCCAGTCAGCTCTGTACTCAGAGCCCTGCTGCTAATCAATTACTGTGAGCTAACGGTATGTAAATTCTATCGCTAAAGATGTCCTTCTCAAAGGTGTTCCTGCTGATCAGACTCttatacttaaaatgaaaacagtgatgttctatatattataaataaagactgaatgcttttgctatttgtttatttctccgtAAACTGTCTTTCAATCAGAATGTCTTTGGTACTTGCACAATGAACAAGCATGTACATTATCTATCATTCATTTAAGTAAATGGTAATACAATATTTTAAGGGGCTGTAAGATTTAAAATCCTTTCTACCAATCTACAAAGAAACTGAACTGGTAAAATTAAacattgagagaaaaagagatgtgCAGACGTACTAAAACAGAGCTACAGTGAAACCAAATGTAACTGTAAGAAGGTATTAAAGCTATTGACTTAATTTTAACGGCAGGCACTAAAAGCTTATTCATAGTTCCTGTATTTTATACTAGAATTATAGCTGAATTGACATATTGCTGAACATTCCTAGAAAACTGCTTgatgacaataaaaaataaataaaagcactatTAACTTCTTTGTttgtattaataattataataaaaagttatgTGTGTCACTTTCAAAACAAAGTGTACCACTTGATGATTTCACACAATATTACCTATTGATGTAGTCAACTGGCAGGCTACAGTAACCCTGGCTGGTCTTCCAAGTGACAAAAATCAGCAAATTCATTTCTTTGCAGGCTGGGTTCCAACACAACCTGCATAACTTAGCCTCAACAGAATATGTGGTATCAAAATAATACAGGAGTTCATTTTCAGAACCACCCTGTCTATTCATTCTTCaagctcaaaaatattaaatgagcaTCACTAGACATTATTCTTATGAAAGAACTTTATTCATTTCAGTACCTATTTTGATGCTAAATCTCAGATTCACTGAATTGTGTTAATTTCTTTAACCTCAtgctgaagttatttttttaaattaagtttcatATATGGCTGTCTCAATGAGATAATGCAGAAACTTAGCTCTAAGTGCTAAGTTAGAGTGCATTTTCCTCCCAAAGAACAGCTAAATCATTAATATGCCTCTCATTTCCTTTGGCTTCTAAGAACAAATTAGATCTTAAATTTGCTCCTTTAAAATTTAACcattattaaacaaatttaacCATTAAAACAGGTAACTAAATcttgattttaataaaattcaacaaaagttTCTGAAAACCTTGACTGAGGTTACATAAATTAACATAAATGCCAAAAGTTTGCTTAAACATAAAAACTTGGAATTAGCAGCAAAGCTAATTCATTCTTAGAACTCtgatttccagttataaaatcaaAGGTAATGCAAAAGTTGGCTGTACATACTAAGGGAAATACTTTAAAATCTATCATAcaaaaaagtcctttaaaaaatgcacataaaaaaaaaaaacacctcaaaactCCATATCAACCACACAATCTTCTTTTATatataacaagaaaaaagatGCTTCTAATAAAACATCAAATTATCTCTTACATACTTTAACATGGCTTAATTAAGAGTTAAAGGaactatgaaaacagaaaaatacagtaaaatctatTTTAGCTGTTACTATAATTGAACTGTTTACATGCATCTCCAGCTTATGAGTTGACTTTTCCTTGGCATTTGGACTTtggtaatgaaaaaaatgatagtgATTTAATGTCAAAGCAAGATTTTCTCTAACAAGATTTCATTACAGATAATGAATATAGCCTTGACATATCTTATTACAGGAGATATCACTGAACAAATCTCCTTAGAAGTATTATAAGTTTTTGCATGAATTCACAAAAAGAGAATTTAACTGTTACAACAAATCATTACTGATGGAAACCAGTACTTAAAGAAATCTATTAATCATTTTGATAAATGTCTCTAAAATAATTGTATCTGGATGCATTTAACTCATCCTCAAACTTTTGATAAACCATAATATTGTAAAACAATTTAATAATCTGGAAGGATATTTGACCAGATTGATTATTCTTGTGTAACTTTTTAGAAGTGTAGCTTTTTAAATTCAGCCAGTTGCACTTGGGTTTATACATCAAGTGCATAAATAATGTGTTGTAATATCATTTTCAATTTcaccatttcttaaaatatttagaaatgcctcccattaaaaaaaactcaagaaatcaTACAAAATGCCAATCATAAGTCAGGGTGATATCATATTTTTGTTTGCAGTCAATGAAGAATTTCTTCCTcaaatttttcacaaaaaaattcttgtttttctcACTGCTCCACAGAGTAAGTCACAAAGTGAcgctttatcttctttttcagaagacaggtaataaaaaaaaaataggttactATACTTGCCGCAAGCCAAACATAGATAGTCCCATATTTGGAATTAACCCACACAATGCTTCTAGCACTGtccttaaaatatgaaaaataaaaacacagcttATAGTGTACTATACTTGTAAAATGTATATGGCTGTGTGCAGAGCAAATGAAACACTTAATGAGACTTTTCAAATGATGAAAGATGACTACCAACTCAGACTGAAGGTAATGATACTAATGaaacttgttattttttaaagaaaattaattacagttcaattctattttaaagataataaaagataACCCTTACTGTTTTATTACATGCCTGATACTGCACTATGAACATGCATTATCTTAATCCTCAGAATGACGTTGAGGAAGGTACTATCATTTTTTCAATCATATAGTTATTAAGAGGTAAAAGAGGATTCAAAACCTGAATCAAAGGCCGGATTCAAAACCGGCCAGGTACATTAACTTCAGAGCCCAGGAACCGTGTGTGCTTTTGCCGGCCACTTACATCTCTAACACTTAAAACCTGGCATAAAACAGGCATTCCTGAAGTATGGGCTCAACAGAGAATACCAAAATACAGGTTTGCCTCACTTGATAAAAAATCTCACAATGCAGGTTCTTGTAAAATGAGTGAAAAACTGAACTAAtgggaaagcaaataaaatttttaatgtcatgTTGGGTCATTTAAAGAACTTGAGATGAATCATCTCACAACAATAAAGGATAGCCTAAATTTGTCTATTGACAAATCTGGATCTTCACATATCAGGTTCGTGGAAAAGGAGATTAACTTTTTATGACCTGTACAGTCCACAGAACTGAcatattatgaagaaaaaaatatagcgCACATGAGCTCTGAAGTCagacttggattcaaatccaaTTAGCCTCCACTAACTTGCCTACATAATGTAAGCAAGATTCTTCACTTCTTTGAACTTCAATATCCTCTgagcaaaatggagataatgattaGCTGATAGACCCTTTATAAGGCttaaattaaattacatgtaAAGGGCCTCACCCACTGTAGACTTTCAATAAGCACTGGTTATTATCCAGTGTAAAGATATCTTCATGACACAACCATGAATAACATGCACAAAAATGTACATTTACCATTATTAGGCTTTCAACTTAGACATAAACAGAAGGCAGAACTTTTAACAAATGCAATGCCTAATACTTTGATGAATGCTATAAGATACAAGAATATACTTTAAATTGCTACCGGCAAACATAGTTTTCATTGgtattagtttaaaaatacatacgaGTTTCTTGGGACTTTTAGTCTACCTTCATGTACAAAATCTACGAGAACCAAATAATCATGGCAGCTGTTTCATCAGCAGTATAAAACCAGTCAGCAGTAATATATGTGATAACACAATCCCAGAGATACCCCAATCTAATAAATTCTGGTTAAATGTCTTAAACTACAATGATGTCAGTCAAGGTTAAAATCAGAGCATCTGAATCATAATTATCCTTGCTAACAAAGCAGAAGTGTAGTATGGACTATCCCAGAGAGCATGCAACttagaaattatttgtatttagCTTTGAAATATATATGGCTACTTCTGTAGCAGACTGATCTTCCTAATCATATTTTGCTTAAGctagtattaaaattaatttgcttcAGTGAACAATTACCAAGGGAGTGGTGATAAAGGGAggtgtgccaggcagagggaaatatctaagatgaaattttaaatttacctaaaataatttatgaaaaggTGACTATGTTTCTACTTCTTGAACAAAATATACaatagggggtgcctggtggctcagttagtttcagctcaggtcatgatctcatggtttgtgagtttgagccttgcatagggctctgcacggacagcacagagcctgcttgggattctctctccccctctctctctgaccctcccctgcactaccgtgtgtgtgtgtgtgtgtgtgtgtgtgtgtgtgtgtgtgtgtgtgtgtgtcaaaataaacatttaaaataataaatacagacaACTATATAATAAATCACtcatccatatatattttaaaaatgcacaaaagttTCTATCAAACAAAAATCACTGATATGCACCACATAAGCGACTATAAATGACctccatttaattaaaattttccaacaatgcaaaaaaaaatgtgcaatgtGGAAACTCTAGTTTAATTTTAATCactaattattttagaaaaaatactgaattggATATGAAAGAGTGAAATAATtgtaggtctttaaaaaaaactgttcccTAGCATAAAATATAACAGTCAACCTAATAGCACAACGAGTTTTTCCAAACCCAAGATTCCAGAGTATTTAGGTACATTTAAAAGCAACATTTAGtagtttggtttcttttcttttcttttcttttctttaaagatcTCATTAACTGTGGAAAATGCCGTTTTGAAGACAGGCTCAACTTTTCAAAAAGTAATTCTGCTTACTATCTTCAAGGATGTTTAGACATATATTCTACATTATTAGTGTAAAACTGAAcaagtctgatttcttttttttttttttttcccaacgtttatttatttttgggacagagagagacagagcatgaacgggggaggggcagagagagagggagacacagaatcggaaacaggctccaggctccgagccatcagcccagagcctgacgcagggctcgaactcacggaccgcgagatcgtgacctggctgaagtcggacgcccaacctgactgcgccacccaggcgccccctgatttcTTCTTAATTCCACTCCACTGATTTTGTCTTGTTATAACAGATATTAACTAATTTTTAAGGTTCTTAAGAATTACTGAACGATATTAACTTTAATCTCAgtggttatttaaatttaataaccTTCTGTGACTTAATGAGGTTTTACCAAAAAATGAGACTATTTAGCATTTACTTTAGATAGATCATTTGCTGaattgttattcatttttaaaaaacattaaaaataagtatgaatGCAGATACCCATGATCTCATATCTGTTTTGActgttgcatattttttctatccatatatatttttaaagaaacccatgtagaaagaaaaaggaaagactatTATATATAGCTACGTGCAGGAATAAATTATTAGTAAACGTTGGGTGATTACTGGAGAGAAACACAAAAGAATCTAAAAGtctataaaacaacaaaatcaaattaTACAACCACAGGCACTTGCACTTATGATACATACACCTTTACTTGTTACAACGCAGCCCAAAAAGAACACATTGGGATTCAGTATGTAAATATACAGCTACCTTGAAAACTGGAAGCAGGCTTtattaaaatgccattttgaCTGCCAGCTtatttccctcccctcttctttctaccttatcaaatttaaattatttggatATAAGGCAGATCATACTTACAAGAGGCAAGAAAATGGGGTACTGTGTCTCTTACTATTttagaacaaaaattttttatgttgtaAAAACTCACAAGATAATGAGTTTGTAGAAAACTAACAAAGCTTGATATAAAAATTTGgcagttaaggggcacctgggtagctcagttggttaagcgtccgacttcaattcaggtcatgatcttgcagtccatgagttaaagccccacatcaggctctgtgctgacatctcagagcctggggcctgctttggattccgtgtctccctttctctctgtccctcaccttctcacgctttctctctttctctctcacaaaaataaacatttaaaaaaaatttttttttttaattttggcagttaaggggcgcgtgggtggctcagtcggttaagtgtctgactttggctcatggtttgtgagttcaagccccgcgctgggttctgcgctgacacctcggagcctggagcctgcttcagattctgtgtctccctctctctctctgcccctcccctgatcacgctgtctctctctgtctctcaataataaataaacattttaaaaaattaaaaaaaaataattttggcagTTAACACTGACATATTTAGCGACACCATAGGCTATGCATTAAGTAAACTCATTCCCAATCTCACCCTGAGACTTTCCATTTAACTAAAGGatgtaataaagtattttaaagtagaaTTACTTTTAAtcccttttaacttttaaataatgaGTATGTATCAAACACTGGTCTTTGGGGGTTCAAGACAGTAGAAGAGCAGTTGAGGATTTAAAATTCGAAGTAaagaataaacacacaaataaataaaattccaagtATAAGGTACAgttctaagtactttatgtgCATTGTCTCCTTTAAAACATAATGC comes from the Prionailurus bengalensis isolate Pbe53 chromosome A1, Fcat_Pben_1.1_paternal_pri, whole genome shotgun sequence genome and includes:
- the KCTD4 gene encoding BTB/POZ domain-containing protein KCTD4; its protein translation is MERKINRREKEKEYEGKHNSLEDADQGKNCKSTLMTLNVGGYLYITQKQTLTKYPDTFLEGIVNGKILCPFDADGHYFIDRDGLLFRHVLNFLRNGELLLPEGFRENQLLAQEAEFFQLKGLAEEVKARWEKEQLTPRETTFLEITDNHDRSQGLRIFCNAPDFISKIKSRIVLVSKSRLDGFPEEFSISSNIIQFKYFIKSENGTRLVLKEDNTFVCTLETLKFEAIMMALKCGFRLLTSLDCSKGSIVHSDALHFIK